The following are encoded in a window of Panicum virgatum strain AP13 chromosome 5N, P.virgatum_v5, whole genome shotgun sequence genomic DNA:
- the LOC120674145 gene encoding beta-1,2-xylosyltransferase XYXT1-like isoform X1, producing the protein MGGDPGKLIRSVKGAAQKYLGVGFLLGFFLVLLTYFTVSEQFAISAPNAIRRSSPGHAHPSPSPITPLVEEKRQQPPVTEEKPPKAELAAEEQPPKAEHAAEEKPPKAEHAAEEKPPAVDVEEAHAETEDQKPVADDGGRSGIGGDGIPMESAPAKKSACDIQGPWAADVCDVTGDVRIRGSAGTILIAPSIEIGGNPNPQEWQIRPYSRKHQAGIKEVTVRELASAADAPACDVRSPVPALVFAMGGLTGNYWHDFSDIMIPLYLQAVRFKGEVQLVAENFQPWYAGKYRTILKRLSRYEIVDMDKDDRVRCFPGAVVGIRMHKEFSIDPAREPAGHSMPEFTRFLRETFSLPRDAPTRLAGADGEDDEKAKPRMMIISRRHPRRLVNVDAVVALAERVGFEVVIGDPPFNVDVGEFAREVNAADALVGVHGAGLTNSVFLPTGAVFIQVVPYGKMEHIGEVDFGVPAVDMGLRYIAYSAGVEESTLVDTLGRDHPAVKDPESIHRSGWGKVAEYYLGRQDIRLDLARFEPVLRKAMELLREQR; encoded by the exons ATGGGGGGCGATCCGGGGAAGCTCATCAGGAGCGTGAAGGGCGCGGCGCAGAAGTACCTCGGCGTCGGGTTCCTGCTGGGGTTCTTCCTCGTGCTCCTCACCTACTTCACCGTCTCCGAGCAGTTCGCCATCTCCGCGCCCAACG CTATTCGGAGGTCATCGCCGGGGCACGCGcacccctcgccgtcgccgatcACCCCGCTCGTGGAAGAGAAGAGGCAGCAGCCCCCTGTCACAG AGGAGAAGCCACCCAAGGCAGAGCTTGCAGCAGAGGAGCAGCCTCCCAAGGCAGAGCATGCGGCCGAAGAGAAGCCTCCCAAAGCAGAGCATGCGGCCGAAGAGAAGCCCCCAGCCGTTGACGTCGAAGAGGCCCACGCAGAAACAGAGGACCAGAAGCCTGTCGCAG ATGATGGTGGGAGGAGTGGTATCGGCGGCGATGGCATCCCGATGGAGAGCGCTCCGGCGAAGAAGTCGGCGTGCGACATCCAGGGCCCGTGGGCGGCCGACGTCTGCGACGTCACCGGCGACGTGCGCATCCGTGGCTCGGCGGGCACCATCCTGATCGCGCCGTCCATCGAGATCGGCGGCAACCCGAACCCGCAGGAGTGGCAGATCCGGCCCTACTCCCGGAAGCACCAGGCCGGCATCAAGGAGGTGACGGTGCGGGAGCTGGCCTCGGCCGCCGACGCGCCGGCGTGCGACGTCCGGTCGCCCGTGCCGGCGCTGGTGTTCGCCATGGGCGGGCTCACCGGCAACTACTGGCACGACTTCAGCGACATCATGATCCCGCTGTACCTGCAGGCGGTGCGGTTCAAGGGCGAGGTCCAGCTCGTCGCCGAGAACTTCCAGCCCTGGTACGCCGGCAAGTACCGGACCATCCTGAAGCGGCTGTCCCGGTACGAGATCGTGGACATGGACAAGGACGACCGCGTGCGGTGCTTCCCGGGCGCCGTGGTGGGCATCCGGATGCACAAGGAGTTCAGCATCGATCCGGCGCGGGAGCCGGCCGGCCACTCCATGCCGGAGTTCACCCGGTTCCTCCGCGAGACCTTCTCCCTCCCGCGTGACGCGCCGacgaggctcgccggcgccgacggcgaggaTGACGAGAAGGCGAAGCCCCGGATGATGATCATCTCGCGGCGGCACCCGCGGCGGCTGGTGAACGTGGACGCGGTGGTGGCCCTGGCGGAGCGCGTCGGGTTCGAGGTGGTGATCGGGGACCCGCCGTTCAACGTGGACGTGGGCGAGTTCGCCCGGGAGGTGAACGCCGCCGATGCGCTGGTGGGCGTGCACGGCGCGGGGCTGACCAACTCGGTGTTCCTCCCCACGGGCGCCGTGTTCATCCAGGTGGTGCCGTACGGGAAGATGGAGCACATCGGGGAGGTGGACTTCGGCGTGCCCGCCGTGGACATGGGGCTCCGGTACATCGCCTACTCCGCCGGCGTGGAGGAGAGCACGCTGGTGGACACGCTGGGGCGCGACCACCCCGCCGTGAAGGACCCGGAGTCCATCCACCGGAGCGGGTGGGGGAAGGTCGCCGAGTACTACCTCGGCCGGCAGGACATCCGGCTGGACCTGGCGCGCTTCGAGCCCGTGCTCCGCAAGGCCATGGAGCTGCTCAGGGAGCAGCGGTAG
- the LOC120674538 gene encoding uncharacterized protein LOC120674538 yields MASLVQDGRSRAAAAAAARERKPRHGARAAARSPGKPELGRRQLTGRLLLAACLLAPVLYICAARLLSPLSSRVSSGDGVYLAEGNHISSDDAGGEAPQEFLMFSERALARLVGVRQRKPLGRGLDHYYKTCLCSMPFILSAFGTGTKCGFYPGYNG; encoded by the exons ATGGCATCCCTGGTGCAGGACGGCAGGAGCagagccgccgcagcagcagcagcgagggAGAGGAAGCCGAGGCACGGCGCGAGGGCCGCTGCCAGGAGCCCCGGCAAGCCGGAGCTCGGGCGCAGGCAGCTCACTGGTAGGCTGCTGCTCGCGGCGTGCCTCCTCGCCCCGGTGCTCTACATCTGCGCGGCCAGGCTCCTCTCGCCGCTGTCGTCACGGGTCTCGT CTGGCGATGGAGTTTATTTGGCCGAGGGAAACCATATTAGCTCTGATGATGCTGGAGGTGAGGCACCTCAAGAGTTCTTGATGTTCAGCGAACGAGCGCTAGCTCGACTGGTGGGAGTGCGGCAGCGAAAACCATTAGGTCGAGGGTtggatcactactacaaaacatgtCTTTGTTCCATGCCATTTATCCTGTCTGCCTTTGGAACCGGAACAAAATGTGGCTTTTATCCCGGGTACAATGGCTAA
- the LOC120674145 gene encoding beta-1,2-xylosyltransferase XYXT1-like isoform X2 — translation MGGDPGKLIRSVKGAAQKYLGVGFLLGFFLVLLTYFTVSEQFAISAPNAIRRSSPGHAHPSPSPITPLVEEKRQQPPVTEEKPPKAELAAEEQPPKAEHAAEEKPPAVDVEEAHAETEDQKPVADDGGRSGIGGDGIPMESAPAKKSACDIQGPWAADVCDVTGDVRIRGSAGTILIAPSIEIGGNPNPQEWQIRPYSRKHQAGIKEVTVRELASAADAPACDVRSPVPALVFAMGGLTGNYWHDFSDIMIPLYLQAVRFKGEVQLVAENFQPWYAGKYRTILKRLSRYEIVDMDKDDRVRCFPGAVVGIRMHKEFSIDPAREPAGHSMPEFTRFLRETFSLPRDAPTRLAGADGEDDEKAKPRMMIISRRHPRRLVNVDAVVALAERVGFEVVIGDPPFNVDVGEFAREVNAADALVGVHGAGLTNSVFLPTGAVFIQVVPYGKMEHIGEVDFGVPAVDMGLRYIAYSAGVEESTLVDTLGRDHPAVKDPESIHRSGWGKVAEYYLGRQDIRLDLARFEPVLRKAMELLREQR, via the exons ATGGGGGGCGATCCGGGGAAGCTCATCAGGAGCGTGAAGGGCGCGGCGCAGAAGTACCTCGGCGTCGGGTTCCTGCTGGGGTTCTTCCTCGTGCTCCTCACCTACTTCACCGTCTCCGAGCAGTTCGCCATCTCCGCGCCCAACG CTATTCGGAGGTCATCGCCGGGGCACGCGcacccctcgccgtcgccgatcACCCCGCTCGTGGAAGAGAAGAGGCAGCAGCCCCCTGTCACAG AGGAGAAGCCACCCAAGGCAGAGCTTGCAGCAGAGGAGCAGCCTCCCAAGGCAGAGCATG CGGCCGAAGAGAAGCCCCCAGCCGTTGACGTCGAAGAGGCCCACGCAGAAACAGAGGACCAGAAGCCTGTCGCAG ATGATGGTGGGAGGAGTGGTATCGGCGGCGATGGCATCCCGATGGAGAGCGCTCCGGCGAAGAAGTCGGCGTGCGACATCCAGGGCCCGTGGGCGGCCGACGTCTGCGACGTCACCGGCGACGTGCGCATCCGTGGCTCGGCGGGCACCATCCTGATCGCGCCGTCCATCGAGATCGGCGGCAACCCGAACCCGCAGGAGTGGCAGATCCGGCCCTACTCCCGGAAGCACCAGGCCGGCATCAAGGAGGTGACGGTGCGGGAGCTGGCCTCGGCCGCCGACGCGCCGGCGTGCGACGTCCGGTCGCCCGTGCCGGCGCTGGTGTTCGCCATGGGCGGGCTCACCGGCAACTACTGGCACGACTTCAGCGACATCATGATCCCGCTGTACCTGCAGGCGGTGCGGTTCAAGGGCGAGGTCCAGCTCGTCGCCGAGAACTTCCAGCCCTGGTACGCCGGCAAGTACCGGACCATCCTGAAGCGGCTGTCCCGGTACGAGATCGTGGACATGGACAAGGACGACCGCGTGCGGTGCTTCCCGGGCGCCGTGGTGGGCATCCGGATGCACAAGGAGTTCAGCATCGATCCGGCGCGGGAGCCGGCCGGCCACTCCATGCCGGAGTTCACCCGGTTCCTCCGCGAGACCTTCTCCCTCCCGCGTGACGCGCCGacgaggctcgccggcgccgacggcgaggaTGACGAGAAGGCGAAGCCCCGGATGATGATCATCTCGCGGCGGCACCCGCGGCGGCTGGTGAACGTGGACGCGGTGGTGGCCCTGGCGGAGCGCGTCGGGTTCGAGGTGGTGATCGGGGACCCGCCGTTCAACGTGGACGTGGGCGAGTTCGCCCGGGAGGTGAACGCCGCCGATGCGCTGGTGGGCGTGCACGGCGCGGGGCTGACCAACTCGGTGTTCCTCCCCACGGGCGCCGTGTTCATCCAGGTGGTGCCGTACGGGAAGATGGAGCACATCGGGGAGGTGGACTTCGGCGTGCCCGCCGTGGACATGGGGCTCCGGTACATCGCCTACTCCGCCGGCGTGGAGGAGAGCACGCTGGTGGACACGCTGGGGCGCGACCACCCCGCCGTGAAGGACCCGGAGTCCATCCACCGGAGCGGGTGGGGGAAGGTCGCCGAGTACTACCTCGGCCGGCAGGACATCCGGCTGGACCTGGCGCGCTTCGAGCCCGTGCTCCGCAAGGCCATGGAGCTGCTCAGGGAGCAGCGGTAG